In one window of Macrotis lagotis isolate mMagLag1 chromosome 5, bilby.v1.9.chrom.fasta, whole genome shotgun sequence DNA:
- the LOC141488606 gene encoding methanethiol oxidase, with protein MAKCGKCGPGYPTPKEAMKGPREEILYLPCIYRNTGTDAPDYLATVDVNPKSSCYSQVIHRLPVPYLNDELHHSGWNTCSSCFGDKSKSRTKLILPSLISSRIYVVDVGSDPRAPKLHKVVEPTEVKSKCDLGNLHTSHCLPSGEVMISSLGDAKGNAKGGFVLLDGETFEVKGTWERPGGAAPMGYDFWYQPRHNVMISTEWAAPNVFKDGFNPEDVSAGLYGSQLHVWDWQTHELVQTLQMQDGLIPLEIRFLHDPAASQGFVGCALSSNIQRFYKTQGGKWAIEKVIQVPSKKVEGWMLPDMPGLITDILLSLDDKFLYFSNWIHGDVRQYDISDPQRPRLTGQIFLGGSIVQGGPVRIIEDKELKEQPKPLIIKGKKIQGGPQMIQLSLDGNRLYVTTSLYSGWDKQFYPALIREGSVMLQIDVDTENGGLTLNPNFLVDFGKEPLGPALAHEIRYPGGDCTSDIWL; from the exons CTAAATGTGGAAAATGTGGACCTGGCTATCCTACTCCCAAAGAAGCTATGAAAG GGCCCCGAGAGGAGATTCTCTACCTGCCCTGTATCTATCGAAACACAGGCACAGATGCCCCTGACTATTTGGCCACTGTTGATGTGAACCCCAAGTCTTCTTGCTACAGCCAG GTGATACACAGACTGCCAGTACCATACCTGAATGATGAGCTGCACCATTCAGGCTGGAACACCTGTAGCAGTTGCTTTGGAGATAAAAGCAAATCCCGCACCAAGCTCATCCTGCCCAGCCTCATTTCCTCACGCATCTATGTGGTGGATGTGGGCTCAGATCCCAGGGCCCCCAAACTGCATAAG GTTGTGGAGCCCACAGAAGTGAAGTCTAAGTGTGACCTGGGCAACCTACACACTAGCCACTGTCTGCCCAGTGGGGAGGTGATGATCAGCTCCCTGGGGGATGCTAAGGGCAACGCTAAAG GAGGGTTTGTATTGTTAGATGGGGAGACCTTTGAGGTGAAGGGAACATGGGAGAGACCTGGAGGCGCTGCTCCAATGGGCTATGACTTTTGGTATCAGCCCCGGCACAACGTCATGATCAGCACAGAGTGGGCTGCCCCCAATGTGTTCAAGGATGGCTTCAACCCTGAAGATGTCTCTGCAG GGCTGTACGGGAGTCAGCTGCATGTCTGGGACTGGCAGACACATGAGCTTGTACAGACTCTACAAATGCAAGATGGGCTAATCCCTTTGGAAATCCGATTTTTGCATGACCCTGCTGCCTCCCAGGGCTTTGTGGGGTGTGCCCTCAGCTCTAATATCCAACGTTTCTACAAGACCCAA GGAGGAAAGTGGGCAATTGAAAAGGTGATCCAGGTGCCATCCAAGAAAGTGGAGGGATGGATGCTGCCTGACATGCCAG gCCTGATCACAGATATTCTCCTGTCACTGGATGATAAGTTCCTCTACTTCAGCAACTGGATACATGGTGATGTGAGGCAGTATGACATCTCTGACCCACAAAGGCCCCGCCTGACTGGACAG ATATTCCTTGGGGGCAGCATTGTTCAGGGAGGTCCTGTTCGAATTATAGAGGATAAAGAACTGAAGGAACAACCAAAGCCCTTGATCATCAAG GGTAAGAAGATTCAAGGGGGGCCCCAGATGATCCAGCTCAGCTTGGATGGAAACCGTCTCTATGTCACCACCTCCCTGTACAGTGGTTGGGATAAGCAGTTCTACCCTGCCCTCATTAG GGAAGGCTCGGTGATGCTGCAGATTGATGTAGACACAGAAAATGGAGGCCTGACCCTGAACCCTAACTTCCTGGTGGATTTTGGGAAGGAACCTCTGGGTCCAGCCCTAGCCCATGAGATACGTTACCCTGGGGGTGACTGCACCTCTGACATCTGGCTCTGA